In the Hydractinia symbiolongicarpus strain clone_291-10 chromosome 13, HSymV2.1, whole genome shotgun sequence genome, ACACTTGTCTCAAAGCTTGATATGTGTTAGTcaaaagaagaccgcaaaattTTCTTCAGTAAAGGCCGAAACACACTAAGAAAATATTGTCGTCTCCGTTATGTCAGTAAAAGTTTTCTTACCACAAAGCTCTGTTTTGAAACACCATAGGCCTGCAGTTTTTGCCAAAAATTGAAATTCCGGAAGATATGGTCCGTAGACGTTTTAAATTACCTAAACAGCATACCTGTGCACTTTATGGTTTTTCTGttggtttatttgtttattttattcttatgcTTCTTACTTTAGGGCGATCTTCGGAAAATGTGGACAAGCCCTTTCGTGAATGTCACATCAAAATGTTTGGACGTGTAGCTGCTtcagaagaaaagaaaagtaaTTTGGAATGGATAATGGTTGTTTTGCTGATGtaagccatttttattttccttcagCAGTAAAAGCAAGACTATGACCCTAATTCGAAATTGGTGGCAGGAATGTAGTGATCTATTTGCCGATGGTTTGAATGGACTTGAAAGCATGTCTATTTGGGTGCAAATCACACCtggaagttttaaatttttattgttttgccaTCGTTAGACGGTGTGGCATagctgattttatattttagctggaaaaaaatttgacgaaaatatattttagcgtttattaatgaatttttttcttgaaaatatagcttaggtaaaaaatattttctttgaagAATTGATGGTACCTTAATAAGATCAACTTTTCGCGATTTTGGCGATTTAATTGAGGTTAGTTACTAcacaaataaatgttttaaatgatttacaaaaaaattcgctTTTCGGAAAAGTTGTAAAATCCGTAAAATTTAGCAGTTCTTGTTAACATTCgtcttatttacaaaaatatttctccataaaaaatttacatgGTACTTTTAAGCGATTCTTCTGGATTGGGTACTTCCAGGTATTGTTTTCAGAAACAtacaatttagaaaaaattttaatttctctATTGAATtctttataataaataatttgttaCATGATAAACGTGTTTTCCGAAGAATAGTTGACCTTTTTTCTTCATGTTTATCATTCTGTTAAAAGctgttataaatatttatatgttgtttatattaaacatttttttacttgttttgaaGTTTAAGTTTTCTAGCTGTTATTTTCTatgattttaatttatatatattttttattttgtcctgCCTAACCTGCCTATCAAGCTGTATCAGAAAACGTTGAACGTCTAGCGGACCGTAATGAAGCCTTTATTGAAGAATTAGGGCTAAGTGAGGCAATGTATTGCTTCGTTTATACCAGTTCCTTTGTTAGGTGAACATATTCCCAATGCTACCAGCTTGATGCTTTTAGTTTTTTATCTTTGGCACCCATGAAGGAGTTTTCTTCTTTAAACACTCCATCTCAGATGCTAGGTTTTTAGTCGTATTTATGttgacataaacaaaaaatttattggTTGTGTATATATGTAGATGATTATGTAGATAAATATCAATTTGTCATCGAGTTCTGTGTTAGTCACTTCACATTCTCCTCTCCGGACCTGTTTTAGAGAAGATTAATGATTAAAAAGAAGTTGTGCTAAAAACCTTCAAAAACAAGTTCGCTGTCATTTTTTTCGTTGAATGAATATTAATGGATTAAAAAGCCAAAAGTCCCTTGGAACGCGAGGGTGCCCGTGTTTGATATGAAATTCCTTGAAAATTATAATGTCGGCATTAAATCTACACAATTGTGTTGTACAATATGAAAATTTactaagtttctttttttctctcaTTGGCGCTGCACGTATCGATAAAGACAACAGGTCTTGGGATTAAGGTTGCCATAAGATTTGACAAGTACATGCACAGGCTTTATATATTCGCGAAATCGGACCGGGAGCTAATAACGCGGCCAATATGACCAGTACGGTTTAAATGATTGAATTTTGGTATCGTTTTTTAACCTAACTGTTAACCGCTTGACTTAGGTGTGAgtaacatattaaaaaaatcctgtgcgaatataccttttatatataataattcttacctgataaaatacacgattttaaaaaatgtgcttAGCTCCCCAGCTACGACCAAACCATCAGAGACCAGCAAGTGGCAAGGGGgcgaccaacaaaatgtaagcacaTTTAGTCATGGCCGTGTACACAAAATGTTCTGGCCACACGAAGAGTACACAATCTCTCTTCACAATGGTCATTAAATTGACATAGATTAAAATAAAGCATCTTCATTGGCtttcaaaaatatgaaaatttttcgaGGTTTTAGCCTGGACACAAACTTAGCAGCGTCTAGGCTGTGTGCTGTCTCCAGatgtatatctatatatctatcttcCATCAGGCGATTTTCGCCCCGCGTAGCGGGCGACGAAAATCAAAGACAAAATACCCTGGGTGGGACTGAGTTTTGCGTGAGTGTAAAAACCCGCCGTTATTTGTGCGCAGGGGCGCTCGGTATTTCAAAGAAATCACGATAGTTCCGAGAAAAGCAAACGAGCATGCTGGCAGCCATTTTTGCGTAGATGCAGTTGGTTAATGATATGGTAAGATAGACAGTAACCAAAGTCCAGAAAAAAATGTGTAATTTTTCTTTACACTCTACTATAACCTGCATAACTTTTTGAACATTTATTAAGACTTTGTCCTCTGTCAAAAATAGTTTTTCTGGAGCTAAGGCTAGAGAAATCAGAAAGTCTAGCTCTAGCATCAGTCAGGAAATCTTGAGGTCAGACAACTCCTTGTAACATCCAATTCAATCCAGTGTGAAATCTTCCGAATTTCCCTCAAATAACtggggttaacccagggctatggtaacgtTCATCttcgcccatattgaatcgccagCTAGGGGATACGCCATTCTGTATACAAAGTGCGAGAGTTTTAACCACTTAGCTATGAGGCCATAAAGTATACCTCGATTAAGGAAAATATACCTCAATTGAAGGACAAGGGACTCGCCAAAATCTTTTACAAATAGCCTGTTTTAACACATTTTGACGGGACAAAATCTTGCAATCAAGTATTATGTATGGGGCTAACTTTTATGATTTAGGTCATAAATTGGAAAAGTCTCTTACCTTTACGTGTATACAACATGCAGAATAAAGAAAATCTGAGATAGGGATGAAATGACATAGGTTTAACTCCTAGATTgtataagaaaaagaaatttggCATCATTGTGTTGTACTTTTTGTCACTTAGTCTCAGTATAAcccattctaaaaaaaattgttgtgtaTCCTCTATGTGGAATTTAAAACAATGATTCACAAAAGTTTGTGCCATTTCTAATTGCTTGTTTCAGGAGAATGATCACAAAGGAAAGTTTTTGTTGTAAAGTACCTGTGACTGAGTGGAAGTTTGGGTTAACACATAAGGTCTACACATAAATTTACAGAATTTTACTTTGGtatatgttttaaataaatgtttGGTTATGAAGAAGCAATAATGGTTTTAAAATGACATGTCGAAATATATCCTCAAATGCGATAATAATTTTGAGATTGcatgaataaaattttaatatttttttacagatcTTTGGTGGCcaaattaaatgaaaattaaTACCTACATAATTTCGGCTAACAGTCATTGGTCAAAATAACTATATACCTGCACCTATATATACCTACAAAATGATCTACCTGCGAAAATTAATATATACCATTATCACTGACATCGAAAAATAATATGTGTTTAATTAATATCTTCAATTCTAACTTTGTGGATATTAAGTCTAGAGCTTCTTCCATATTTGTGTGTACTCTAACTTGCATACATCCGAAAATATTAACTTCCTTTACTCCTCTCTTTAAAAAAATGCCTTCTATAACACCGTATTCTAAAGTCATACATTCTTATAAAGCTCCTATCGAATATAAAAAGTAATACATCACTTGGATGATATGGTACTGTGTCGGAGAATAAGTAATCTGTTCAAAAAACAATCCATGCAGCTGGTTTTCTCATGTCGCaatcattattattttaaggCGAAACCAGAGATGATGCTAAACAATGGCTGTGTGATGCCACCTCTTGgttttgggtaagtttttcgAATATCTTCAACAACTCCAATGTATGTTTTTAGTTTGGATGTAGTGGTGATCTTTAGTTGCCTTATTCCTGGAAAAGAGGCACAAAATTACCAATcacgaaaataaaacaaaggaaATTAGCATGAATGCCTATATCAAATTATAAATTTACCTAATGCGATTGGGCAAGTCAACGTGAACAGGTAATTAAAAACACCAAGTTTGTATTAATTTTGTGCCTGGTTAATTTCCTAAAATAAGGTAGTTAATAATTTTTAGTTGGAAAATTTATATGGCTTGATACCATGTAAAAAGGAGATTTTCTTAATTATTTAGCACCTGGCTAGTATCCTCTGAAGATGTACATTCAATAAAATGGGCATTAAATATTGGGTACCGACACATTGATTGTGCTTCTGAGTACGAAAATGAGCCTGAAATTGGAAAAGTTCTCCGTGAAACATTCTCAACTGAGAGCATTAAGAGGGAAGATGTTTTCATCACATCTAAACTTTGGATTGATGATTTTTGTCGTGTGGAAGATGCGTGCAAAGCCACATTAAAGAATTTACAGCTGAAATATTTGAACTTGTATCTTATCCATATGCCATTCGAAATTGATAAGAACATAAAGGAAGTGTCACTCAACGATAATGTACTAGCGTACGATGCCAAACGTATTCAGGTTTGTTGAGCCCTTTGGGCTttccttttttgcttttttgtgatTTAATGTACTTGCGTACAATGCCAAACGTATTCAGGTTTTTTAAGCCCTTTGTGCTTGCCTTTTTTGTGAGCATCTATCAGTTTTGACACAGCTTTTAGAATTAAATGCAGAATTTGTGTACTTCAAGGGGaagtgtttacaaaaaaaactttgtaaattttcctaacttttatttagctttaattttttagaaatttttttggatattaTGGCGATGTGTAACCATGACAATcaatttttattgaattttttttaaaaaaaattaaattgtttttataggcTTTTGGGCCTTACATTCATACTAACCGAAAATGctcggtttcccgtaaatcccgagctcaacctgtatagtcaaatgtatatacatTGATATATATTATGTAACTTCACATGCTACGAATCTTAGGTCTAAACTAATTTTTGCCAATTTGATGGCGTCATTAAcaaaaatgctgacatcaacttTTTACTTAAGGTTTGGGCCACACTTGTGGTGCGTTTCATGTGCATTgaacaaaaagtttaaaaactacatcccACCATTTACTTTTCACTCACCTCCCTTCACTGTTTATGTCCCCCTCCATAAATTTCAGATCCCGTCCTCCACTTGTGCCTCAAATTTATATTTGCACCACTCAAAATAAGACTTAAACTGAGAAATATTAGTTAAACAAAGATTTTCTGAAACTGAACGAAATACTTTACAATAATTTActaagagaaaaaatatttcattaattCTGCAAATTCACACTATTTACAAGTCATCATGCACAAGTTATCAATAATTTTTAACCCTCCacttaaacatttaaatatctGTTCAtaattttgtatgtttttttctgttacaaAAAATTAGATAGTTATAGGGTAGTTAAAACTGTTTCTTGCTATTTATCCGACAACTGTATTTGTTTGTCGGCCGTCGTCCAACTATTGTTATCAAAGTGTTGTCGTCGTTAATGTGTTTTCGTTAAGCTGTAGTCGTCAAAATGTCGTCAATGTGCTGTTGTCAAATTGTTGTCGTCAAACTGTTGTCAAACTGTTGGCGAGAAACTGTTGTCGCCGTCTAACTGGTATCGTcgctattttatttcttttttttatggtAATGTTTATCATATTTCTCTTCGTTTTTCGTTCTAAGGAGGTTTGGAAATGTATGGAAAAATTGGTGGATGACGGTCTTGTCGCAGCCATTGGAATCAGTAACTTTACAACGAAAAAAGTGAAAGATCTGTTGGGTTCATCACCGCGCATTAAACCTGCGTGCAATCAGGTCGAACTACATCCGTATCTACCACAAAATCAACTGGTGGAGTTGTGTAAGAAAGAAGGTAATGTTGGTTGGATTCCAAGAAGGGTTATGATTTTCAGAAAAGTTATTTCACTCCTCTACTTACGACTTAGGCTACACACAAAAAATATCGTGCAGATTCCgcaaaaaattactgaatgtaTCAGTCAGTTATCTCCGAAGACGTTTTAGCTATCGATTTAAGTCTCAAATTTAGTGCTAGTAAGCGCCTTGTTTACAATGCATTTATTTCCTGGTACACATTTGATCACTTTTGAAtttttgccgccattttgtttatCTTCGCCGTGTTGTTGaggaataattttaatttgaaaatattgATTGACGGAAAGTGATCAGGGATTTTGAGATTAAATGTACAACGTTTTTGCAGGAGATCTGTCTTTTAAGGATAATCTCTGCTATTTCCTACTAAGAAAGATGTCAAGATAGGAAAAACACCAATATAATAAACCCTTTAAGAAAATGCTGACAAAACCTTTTCTAATACAACTGAACCTTTTCTAATACAACTGAACTAAAAAATGTCGAAAGAAAAGTGACGAAATTTGCGAGGGTGATAAAAATTTTTGCgtgaattttattttagcaaAATAGCTACTGGTTGATTTTGCGTGAATTTGTTTCGCGAATCTTACTTTATCAACGTTTTCGATTTTGTCGTGGTTTGTTTAAGTCACGGCTTCAAATGTAAAGATACAAGAGCTATGTCGAAGAAATTTAATGGTTGCATACATTTTGTATATGGGAACAACTCACAAATTGTAAATATATGCACGgcaatgtaaaacaaaaaacaaaaaaaaaacttgtaggAATCGTCCATATCATTTTTTAGCGTGGATTTAATTTTGTGAATTAGCTCTTCAAGGATTTTTCGCAAGATTTAATTTCACGTAAAACGTTCCCGCGGTG is a window encoding:
- the LOC130623972 gene encoding aldo-keto reductase family 1 member B1-like isoform X2 — encoded protein: MQLVNDMAKPEMMLNNGCVMPPLGFGTWLVSSEDVHSIKWALNIGYRHIDCASEYENEPEIGKVLRETFSTESIKREDVFITSKLWIDDFCRVEDACKATLKNLQLKYLNLYLIHMPFEIDKNIKEVSLNDNVLAYDAKRIQEVWKCMEKLVDDGLVAAIGISNFTTKKVKDLLGSSPRIKPACNQVELHPYLPQNQLVELCKKEGIAVVAYSPLSNLGRPDDCREEGEPSLLSDAVIASIAKKHKATRAQILLGWHIKRGTGVLVRSISKERIKENFESLQINLDDEDMVKIGLITTRFRYNKQSWILKEGQTADKDFWDGEMLG
- the LOC130623972 gene encoding aldo-keto reductase family 1 member B1-like isoform X1 → MVLCRRISNLFKKQSMQLVFSCRNHYYFKAKPEMMLNNGCVMPPLGFGTWLVSSEDVHSIKWALNIGYRHIDCASEYENEPEIGKVLRETFSTESIKREDVFITSKLWIDDFCRVEDACKATLKNLQLKYLNLYLIHMPFEIDKNIKEVSLNDNVLAYDAKRIQEVWKCMEKLVDDGLVAAIGISNFTTKKVKDLLGSSPRIKPACNQVELHPYLPQNQLVELCKKEGIAVVAYSPLSNLGRPDDCREEGEPSLLSDAVIASIAKKHKATRAQILLGWHIKRGTGVLVRSISKERIKENFESLQINLDDEDMVKIGLITTRFRYNKQSWILKEGQTADKDFWDGEMLG